The DNA segment CCACCATCGGGTCGTTGCCGACCATAAATACGTTACCTGCGCGCAGTTCTTGTGCGGTTTTCATGTTGTGTTTCCAATCTTTGATTCGGTAAAAATAAACGCGTTATTTTAGCGGTGTTCGATAAATTTGGCTAGTTTTTCGATGGCTGAAGATTGCCGGAAAAGCCTGTTTTTCCAATCCGCCGCACTTTGTTGCCACAGATGGGCGAATTGTTGCAGGGTTTGCCATGCGGCGAGGCGTTGTTCGGCTGTGAGTGCGGTTGCGCCGTTCAGTTCGTCCGATAGGGCTTGGTGAGCGGTTTGAATGTTTTGGGGATAATCGGCATAGGCTTTGTGCCAGAAGGCGTGCAGTTTGTCGATATGCACGGATTCTTCCTGCGGATAAATATGCCAGAAAAAGGGTTTGGCGGCGAATTGGGCGCGCACGAAGCTGTCTTCGCCGCGGATGATAAGGCCGTCTGAAAGGTGCAGCAGGCGGTCGAAATCGCTTTGGGGAATAAACGGTATCTTAACCAGCTGAACCGAGGCCGTCTGAAAAACGCTGCCGCTTTCGGTTAAGGCATTTTGCGGTATGGCTCCGGCGGTTTTCAGGCTTTCGATGATTTGGTTGCCGGCCAACAGCAGGGTAATCGGCTGCCCGGCTTGCTGCCACATGGTCAGCCATTCTGCCCAAACGGGGCTGTGATAGCCGAACAGCAGCCATTCTGGGGCGGTTTTCGCGGGGAGTTGCAAGGTTTTGCGGAACGTATGTTCGTTGAAAAGGCAGCGTGTTTCGTAGTCTTGTTCGCGCAATAGTCCGCCGCTTCGTTCGCTGAAGCCCATAAACCAGAAATATTTTTGCAGACCGTCGGCTTGGGGCGAGGGTAGGGCGTGGAGTTTTTCGTTGCTGTCTTCGGCGCTGAGGTATTCCCAATTCAGCCATAAGGGGCGGTGTCGGCGGATAACTGCCAAAACATCGGGCGGTAAATCGCAGGCGAAGGTTTCGATAACGATATGCGGAGGCGGGGTGTTATCCAAGCCGTCGGCACGCTCTGCCTGCCATGTTCGCACGGTGATGTGTTGATGGGTGCAGGGCGTAGCGGGCAAATCGGGGCAGAGGGCAAGCAGGGCGGCGGCATCGTCCACCCATA comes from the Neisseria dumasiana genome and includes:
- the earP gene encoding elongation factor P maturation arginine rhamnosyltransferase EarP, with product MPSEKKSPQICWLFCSVIDNFGDIGVSWRLAQMLTRELGWQVHLWVDDAAALLALCPDLPATPCTHQHITVRTWQAERADGLDNTPPPHIVIETFACDLPPDVLAVIRRHRPLWLNWEYLSAEDSNEKLHALPSPQADGLQKYFWFMGFSERSGGLLREQDYETRCLFNEHTFRKTLQLPAKTAPEWLLFGYHSPVWAEWLTMWQQAGQPITLLLAGNQIIESLKTAGAIPQNALTESGSVFQTASVQLVKIPFIPQSDFDRLLHLSDGLIIRGEDSFVRAQFAAKPFFWHIYPQEESVHIDKLHAFWHKAYADYPQNIQTAHQALSDELNGATALTAEQRLAAWQTLQQFAHLWQQSAADWKNRLFRQSSAIEKLAKFIEHR